A genomic segment from Parolsenella catena encodes:
- a CDS encoding AbiTii domain-containing protein encodes MPKSQIIIDAVNGDVPIEKSLKRLQVLAHDVHNEELERWAENELTGYLGTDEVPDYRRTKSLNITNSGFNLMVQVNNVPLPVGCLSSDTLDEIADVRIREDILSVQKFSETDPGGYRDLSFLAGEVLEKSGGIQCVSIRQLIPSSAYGKVLAEVNNRIIKALMMLEDQHGKLDKLGIRVDASKAAQGNAAINETLGLPVQIVEKESWTSKVAWNIIIPIITGIVGTVLGALATICMGLG; translated from the coding sequence ATGCCAAAGAGCCAGATCATCATCGACGCCGTTAACGGTGACGTGCCCATCGAGAAGTCCCTCAAGAGGCTTCAGGTGCTTGCACATGATGTGCACAACGAGGAGCTTGAGAGGTGGGCGGAGAATGAGCTGACGGGATACCTGGGGACTGATGAAGTCCCAGATTACCGCAGGACGAAAAGCCTGAACATTACTAACTCAGGATTCAATCTGATGGTTCAGGTCAATAACGTCCCACTTCCTGTCGGATGTTTAAGCAGCGACACGCTCGACGAGATTGCCGACGTTCGAATCAGAGAGGATATTCTTTCCGTCCAGAAGTTCTCCGAGACAGATCCTGGCGGATACCGTGACCTCTCGTTTCTTGCCGGCGAGGTGCTTGAGAAGTCCGGCGGCATACAATGCGTGAGTATTCGTCAGCTCATTCCCTCTTCCGCCTATGGCAAAGTCCTTGCAGAGGTAAACAACCGCATCATCAAGGCGCTGATGATGCTTGAGGATCAACACGGCAAGCTCGACAAGCTTGGTATTAGGGTAGATGCCTCAAAGGCAGCACAAGGCAATGCCGCCATCAATGAGACTCTTGGCCTCCCCGTTCAGATCGTCGAAAAGGAATCTTGGACTTCTAAGGTTGCATGGAACATCATTATCCCCATTATTACGGGCATCGTAGGCACCGTTTTGGGAGCATTGGCGACCATCTGTATGGGCTTGGGTTAA
- a CDS encoding DEAD/DEAH box helicase family protein: protein MLQADSLLDILNRYEHVEEKQETFIDADGQEQVKTVRHIIFPRYHQLDVVRKITRDVCAKGPGHSYLVQHSAGSGKSNSIAWCAYQLSTMFDESNKPMFDSVVIVTDRTVLDRQLQETISGLDHQQGQITVIDDKCTSKDLRDALNDGAKLIVSTLQKYSMIYEEVHSIGKRFCVIVDEAHSSQTGSHAIHLKQALADTEEALKEFADYEEQWEDASDYERDGMLRQMAAQGRHDNITFLAFTATPKKQTLELFGEEMPDGSYVPFHVYSMRQAIEEGFILDPLANYVAYEEAVRLAKSIPDDPDVPSSPTLKLLRKYTELHPYAIGQKARVIVEAYREITSRKIGGRGKMMVVTGSRLAAVRYQHAIKSYIESQGYGGIEVLVAFSGALQDLADGAEGPEYTEPGMNIGHDGQHVKESQTKKEFHNWGAILVVAEKYQTGFDEPLLHTLVIDKRLRDVKAVQTICRIDRTCRGKTDTLVIDFANTRDNILKAFQPYYTETDLAEPIDTDRIYGLLREIHGYHVYTAEDADAVASLEFGKDRKNVQGRIKSLLTPCAKRYNELSEEDRYQFRRKVRSFIKWYGYVTQIVRMFDRDMHKDYVLLSYLSHLLTADKINVDAIDDKVQMDYYKLNETYRGAIELADEKGKLEQNDKRAQSKLNKRKDPLSELVAKINEEYAGDFTDDDRVVVDALYRRLSQNERVRESLTHDGETVFTDSTFPKIFGDEAMDAYMGSQDAFASIFQDREKYEAIMRAIAEMLIRQAHRGWDEDDDSDSDDE from the coding sequence GTGCTTCAGGCCGACTCCCTGCTCGACATCCTCAACCGCTACGAGCATGTGGAGGAGAAGCAGGAGACATTTATCGACGCGGATGGACAGGAGCAGGTAAAGACAGTTCGGCACATTATCTTCCCGCGCTACCACCAACTCGACGTGGTGCGCAAGATCACGCGTGACGTATGTGCCAAGGGGCCGGGGCACAGCTACCTCGTGCAGCACAGCGCGGGTTCTGGCAAGTCGAACTCCATCGCGTGGTGTGCCTACCAGCTCTCCACCATGTTCGACGAGAGTAACAAGCCCATGTTCGACTCCGTGGTTATCGTGACCGACCGCACGGTGCTCGACCGACAGCTCCAAGAGACCATCAGCGGGCTCGACCACCAGCAGGGGCAGATTACCGTCATCGACGACAAGTGCACCTCCAAGGACCTGCGCGACGCACTCAACGACGGAGCCAAGCTCATCGTATCCACCCTGCAGAAGTACTCGATGATCTACGAGGAGGTGCATTCGATCGGCAAGAGGTTCTGCGTCATCGTGGACGAGGCCCACAGCTCTCAGACCGGCAGCCACGCCATACATCTCAAGCAGGCCCTGGCGGACACCGAGGAGGCGCTCAAGGAGTTCGCCGACTACGAGGAGCAGTGGGAGGACGCGAGCGACTACGAGCGCGACGGGATGCTGCGCCAGATGGCCGCGCAGGGCAGGCACGACAACATAACCTTCCTCGCCTTCACGGCCACGCCCAAGAAGCAGACGCTCGAGCTCTTCGGGGAGGAGATGCCGGACGGCTCGTACGTGCCCTTTCACGTGTACAGCATGCGGCAAGCCATAGAGGAGGGGTTCATCCTGGACCCACTCGCCAACTACGTGGCCTACGAGGAGGCAGTGCGGCTGGCGAAGTCCATCCCCGACGACCCCGACGTGCCAAGCTCGCCCACGCTCAAGCTGCTGCGCAAGTATACCGAGCTCCACCCCTACGCCATCGGACAGAAGGCCCGCGTCATCGTGGAGGCCTACCGCGAGATAACCAGCAGGAAGATTGGCGGGCGCGGGAAAATGATGGTGGTCACCGGCTCGCGGCTCGCCGCCGTGCGCTACCAGCACGCCATCAAGAGCTACATAGAGTCGCAGGGCTACGGCGGCATCGAGGTGCTCGTGGCCTTCTCGGGCGCGCTGCAAGACCTGGCAGACGGCGCTGAAGGCCCCGAGTACACCGAGCCCGGCATGAACATAGGCCATGACGGCCAGCACGTGAAGGAGTCGCAGACCAAGAAGGAGTTCCACAACTGGGGCGCCATCCTCGTGGTCGCCGAGAAGTACCAGACGGGCTTCGACGAGCCTCTGCTCCACACTCTTGTCATCGACAAGCGGCTGCGCGACGTGAAGGCGGTGCAGACGATCTGCCGCATCGACCGCACATGCCGGGGCAAGACGGACACGCTCGTCATCGACTTCGCCAACACGCGCGACAACATCCTCAAGGCTTTCCAACCCTACTACACCGAGACCGACCTCGCCGAGCCCATCGACACCGACAGGATCTACGGCCTTTTGCGCGAGATCCACGGTTACCACGTGTACACGGCGGAGGACGCCGACGCAGTCGCGTCGCTCGAGTTCGGCAAGGACCGCAAGAACGTACAGGGCAGAATCAAGTCTCTGCTCACCCCCTGCGCCAAGCGCTACAACGAGCTTTCCGAGGAGGACCGTTACCAGTTCCGGCGCAAGGTCCGCAGCTTCATCAAGTGGTACGGCTACGTGACGCAGATCGTCCGCATGTTCGACCGCGATATGCACAAGGACTATGTGCTGCTCTCGTACCTCTCGCACCTGCTAACGGCCGACAAGATCAACGTGGACGCCATCGACGACAAGGTGCAGATGGATTACTACAAGCTCAACGAGACCTACCGCGGAGCCATCGAGCTTGCCGACGAGAAGGGAAAGCTGGAACAGAACGATAAGAGGGCCCAGAGCAAGCTTAACAAGCGTAAGGACCCGCTCTCCGAGCTCGTGGCCAAGATAAACGAGGAGTACGCCGGCGACTTCACTGACGACGACCGCGTGGTGGTGGACGCGCTGTACCGCCGTCTGTCCCAGAACGAGCGCGTGCGCGAGAGTCTCACGCACGACGGCGAGACCGTCTTCACCGACAGTACCTTCCCCAAGATCTTCGGCGACGAGGCCATGGACGCCTACATGGGAAGCCAGGACGCCTTCGCCTCCATATTCCAGGACAGGGAGAAGTACGAGGCCATCATGAGGGCCATCGCCGAGATGCTGATTAGACAGGCACATCGTGGGTGGGACGAGGACGACGATTCTGATTCCGATGACGAGTAA
- a CDS encoding type I restriction endonuclease: MATDTKERNFEEDIEEYLTSEEGGWLKATDKQSFTYIEDGSYQTWDNHGYSDLPGHGVDIMTLVDYVQTTQPKTWGLFEKRCKTADPTRMFFKAFQDAVSHDGILHVLKHGFKHRGLKFKVAAFRPESGLNPKTERLYRKNCLRCIRQFHYSATDTRNTVDVVLDVNGIPLVALELKDQFTGQTHEDAIRQWKLDRDPREEAFRFDSRIVAFFAVDLSQAWLATELRGEDTYFLPFNQGSNGPGVDGGRGTRQTPTAIRRATSGRMCFRPTPCSTSSTATSMWRRSRRHLSTRMDRSR, translated from the coding sequence ATGGCGACCGATACAAAAGAACGCAACTTCGAGGAGGACATCGAAGAATATCTCACTTCAGAGGAGGGAGGTTGGCTCAAGGCCACCGACAAGCAATCCTTTACCTACATCGAGGACGGCTCCTATCAAACCTGGGACAACCACGGTTACTCCGACCTTCCCGGCCATGGCGTGGACATCATGACCCTCGTGGACTACGTCCAGACCACGCAGCCAAAGACATGGGGCCTATTCGAGAAGCGCTGCAAGACGGCCGACCCCACCCGGATGTTCTTCAAGGCCTTCCAGGACGCGGTGAGCCACGATGGCATCCTTCACGTGCTGAAGCATGGGTTCAAGCACCGTGGGCTCAAGTTCAAGGTCGCCGCATTTCGCCCCGAGTCGGGGCTCAACCCCAAGACCGAGAGACTCTACCGGAAGAACTGCCTGCGCTGCATCCGCCAGTTCCACTACTCGGCCACCGACACGCGCAACACCGTGGACGTGGTGCTCGACGTGAACGGCATCCCGCTCGTCGCCCTGGAGCTCAAGGACCAGTTCACGGGACAGACCCACGAGGACGCCATCCGTCAATGGAAACTCGACCGCGACCCGCGCGAGGAGGCTTTCCGCTTCGACTCGCGCATCGTGGCGTTCTTCGCCGTGGATCTCTCGCAGGCGTGGCTGGCGACCGAGCTCAGGGGTGAGGACACCTACTTCCTGCCGTTCAACCAGGGCTCGAACGGACCCGGTGTCGACGGCGGCAGGGGAACCCGCCAAACCCCGACGGCTATCAGACGAGCTACCTCTGGGAGGATGTGCTTCAGGCCGACTCCCTGCTCGACATCCTCAACCGCTACGAGCATGTGGAGGAGAAGCAGGAGACATTTATCGACGCGGATGGACAGGAGCAGGTAA